A stretch of Fusarium poae strain DAOMC 252244 chromosome 2, whole genome shotgun sequence DNA encodes these proteins:
- the CHI1_1 gene encoding Chitinase 1 (CAZy:GH18): MVAREDIPSKVPDLVFTELNSEDDVSEQATGYVNAVYFVNWGIYGRNYQPMNLPASQLTHVLYAFLNVRADGTVYTGDSYADLEKHYTGDSWEDPGTNAYGCVKQLFLLKKANRKLKVMLSIGGWTWSTNFPAAASTAATRATFAQSAVTLMKDWGFDGIDVDWEYPANDTEANNMVLLLQAVRNELDAYSKQYASGYHFQLSIAAPAGPENYGKLKMKELGAVLDHINLMAYDYAGAWSAFSGHQANKYANAKIPNATPFNTDQAVSAYVGGGVPSAKMVLGMPIYGRAFQNTGGLGQGYSGVGSGSWENGIWDYKALPKPGASLVYDRDAQASYSYDAATKELISFDTPGMVENKVLYVKNKSLGGSMFWEASADKTGADSLLGTSSKKLGSLDSSSNCLTYPNSRYANIAKGLN; the protein is encoded by the exons ATGGTTGCTCGTGAAGATATCCCTTCCAAGGTTCCCGACCTTGTCTTTACAGAACTCAATAGCGAGGATGACGTTTCTGAGCAAGCTACTGGCTATGTGAATGCAGTGTACTTTGTCAACTG GGGAATCTACGGACGAAACTACCAGCCCATGAACCTGCCTGCGTCTCAGCTCACTCACGTGCtttatgctttcctgaatgtGAGAGCTGACGGAACAGT TTATACTGGCGACTCGTATGCTGACCTCGAAAAACACTACACTGGTGATT CCTGGGAAGATCCCGGTACAAATGCCTATGGATGCGTCAAACAACTCTTCCTTCTTAAGAAGGCCAACCGTAAACTGAAAGTCATGCTCTCTATTGGTGGCTGGACATGGTCAACCAACTTTCCAGCAGCTGCCAGTACCGCCGCCACCAGAGCTACTTTCGCCCAGAGTGCCGTTACTCTTATGAAGGATTGGGGCTTTGACGGTATCGACGTCGACTGGGAGTATCCCGCAAACGATACTGAGGCCAACAACATGGTCCTTCTCCTTCAGGCTGTGCGTAATGAGCTCGACGCTTACTCAAAGCAATATGCTTCCGGGTATCACTTCCAGTTGTCCATCGCTGCACCTGCTGGTCCTGAAAACTATGGAAAGCTCAAGATGAAGGAGCTCGGTGCCGTGCTTGATCACATCAATCTGATGGCATACGATTATGCTGGAGCTTGGAGCGCATTCTCTGGTCATCAAGCCAACAAATATGCTAATGCCAAGATCCCCAATGCAACACCTTTCAATACTGACCAAGCTGTCAGCGCTTATGTTGGTGGGGGTGTACCTTCTGCAAAGATGGTTCTTGGTATGCCCATTTACGGCCGCGCGTTCCAGAACACTGGAGGTCTCGGCCAAGGATATTCCGGCGTCGGATCCGGCAGCTGGGAGAACGGTATATGGGACTACAAGGCCCTCCCTAAACCTGGAGCCAGCCTTGTTTATGACCGCGATGCCCAAGCCTCGTACAGCTACGATGCCGCCACAAAGGAGCTCATCTCATTTGATACGCCCGGTATGGTTGAGAATAAGGTTCTCTATGTGAAGAACAAGTCTCTCGGAGGAAGCATGTTTTGGGAAGCGTCCGCGGATAAGACAGGAGCTGATTCTCTCCTTGGCACCAGCTCCAAGAAGCTTGGGTCGCtagacagcagcagcaactgCCTCACGTACCCCAACTCTCGATATGCAAACATCGCCAAGGGACTCAACTAG